A portion of the Paenibacillus marchantiae genome contains these proteins:
- the topA gene encoding type I DNA topoisomerase yields MADALVIVESPSKAKTIGKYLGSKFIVKASMGHVRDLPKSQIGVEVENDFNPKYITIRGKGSILKELKDARKKVKKVYLAADPDREGEAIAWHLAHALELDETADCRVVFNEITKQAVKDAFKTPRKINMDLVNAQQARRILDRLVGYKISPLLWKKVKKGLSAGRVQSVAVKIILDRENEINDFEPEEYWSITAKLTADGNPFEAKFHQLNGTKTELGSEAEVQAILKQIEGASFTVKEVKEKERSRNPSAPFTTSSLQQEAARKLNFRASKTMSVAQQLYEGVDLGKEGTVGLITYMRTDSTRIAASAQEEAKEYIIGKYGEPFAPETPRNYSKKAANAQDAHEAIRPTSILRDPDSIKSFMSRDQFRLYKLVWERFIASQMSSAVLDTLSVDIAAGDTIFRAAGSKVRFQGFMKVYVEGNDDGTTEEDRLLPPLKNGDVLENREIEPKQHFTQPPPRYTEARLVKTLEELGIGRPSTYAPTLETIQKRGYVAIEEKKFMPTELGELVIEQMEEFFPEILNVEFTANMEGDLDHVEEGSEDWVKVLAEFYESFEKRLEFAEEEMKEIEIEDEVSDEICEKCGKPLVYKLGRFGKFLACSGFPDCRNTKPIIKDIGVTCPKCKEGHVVERRSKKGRIFYGCDKYPECDFVSWDRPSAKPCPSCGSLMIEKRNKQGTRLQCTSCDHQEPVEEPEED; encoded by the coding sequence ATGGCGGATGCACTCGTAATCGTGGAGTCGCCCTCAAAGGCGAAGACGATCGGCAAATATTTAGGCAGCAAGTTCATCGTAAAAGCTTCGATGGGGCATGTACGCGATTTGCCAAAGAGTCAGATCGGCGTTGAGGTAGAGAATGATTTTAATCCGAAATATATTACGATCCGCGGTAAAGGTTCAATTTTGAAAGAACTGAAGGATGCACGAAAGAAAGTGAAAAAAGTGTATCTCGCAGCTGACCCGGATCGCGAAGGTGAGGCTATTGCTTGGCATTTGGCCCATGCACTTGAACTGGATGAAACTGCGGATTGCCGAGTAGTATTTAATGAAATTACGAAACAGGCTGTCAAAGATGCGTTCAAAACGCCGCGTAAGATCAATATGGATCTGGTTAATGCGCAGCAGGCCAGACGTATTCTGGATCGGCTTGTAGGATATAAAATTAGTCCGTTATTATGGAAGAAAGTCAAAAAAGGATTGTCCGCTGGCCGCGTTCAGTCTGTGGCCGTCAAAATCATTTTGGATCGTGAAAATGAAATTAATGATTTTGAACCGGAAGAGTACTGGAGCATTACTGCCAAACTGACAGCGGACGGAAATCCGTTTGAAGCCAAGTTCCATCAGTTAAACGGTACCAAAACCGAACTTGGTAGTGAGGCAGAAGTGCAGGCCATTTTAAAACAGATCGAGGGCGCTTCTTTTACAGTCAAAGAAGTTAAAGAGAAGGAACGCAGCCGTAACCCTTCTGCTCCGTTTACAACGAGTTCCTTGCAGCAGGAAGCCGCACGTAAATTGAATTTTAGAGCTTCCAAAACGATGTCTGTCGCCCAACAGCTGTATGAAGGCGTAGACCTCGGAAAAGAAGGCACAGTCGGTCTCATTACGTATATGCGTACGGACTCTACCCGAATTGCAGCATCGGCTCAGGAAGAAGCCAAGGAATACATTATTGGCAAGTATGGTGAGCCATTTGCACCAGAGACGCCTAGAAACTATTCCAAAAAAGCAGCCAATGCTCAAGACGCGCATGAAGCGATTCGTCCAACGTCGATTTTGCGTGATCCGGATTCCATTAAATCGTTTATGAGTCGTGATCAATTCCGGTTGTACAAATTGGTTTGGGAACGTTTTATAGCGAGCCAGATGTCATCTGCCGTTCTGGATACACTCTCCGTGGACATTGCTGCAGGAGATACGATTTTCCGGGCAGCGGGTTCGAAGGTTCGTTTCCAGGGATTCATGAAGGTGTATGTAGAAGGTAACGATGACGGTACAACGGAAGAAGATCGTCTGCTGCCTCCGCTGAAAAATGGAGATGTGCTGGAGAATCGGGAGATCGAGCCGAAACAGCACTTTACACAGCCGCCACCACGTTATACGGAAGCAAGGTTGGTTAAAACACTTGAGGAGCTGGGCATAGGGCGTCCGAGTACATATGCGCCAACGCTGGAGACCATTCAGAAGCGCGGATATGTTGCTATTGAAGAGAAGAAATTCATGCCAACGGAACTGGGCGAACTGGTCATCGAACAGATGGAGGAGTTCTTCCCGGAGATCCTGAATGTGGAGTTTACCGCCAACATGGAAGGTGATCTTGACCATGTGGAGGAAGGGTCGGAGGATTGGGTCAAAGTACTCGCAGAATTCTACGAATCTTTTGAGAAACGGCTTGAGTTTGCAGAAGAAGAAATGAAAGAAATCGAGATTGAAGATGAAGTATCGGATGAAATATGTGAGAAGTGCGGCAAACCGCTCGTTTATAAGCTGGGTCGTTTCGGCAAGTTTCTCGCATGTTCCGGATTTCCAGATTGCCGGAATACCAAACCGATCATCAAGGATATCGGTGTAACCTGTCCGAAGTGTAAGGAAGGGCATGTTGTTGAACGCCGCAGTAAAAAGGGACGTATTTTTTATGGTTGCGACAAATATCCTGAATGTGATTTTGTATCATGGGATAGACCGTCAGCGAAACCATGTCCAAGTTGTGGATCACTAATGATTGAGAAACGGAACAAACAGGGAACACGATTACAGTGTACTTCATGTGATCATCAAGAGCCGGTAGAGGAACCGGAAGAAGATTGA
- the trmFO gene encoding FADH(2)-oxidizing methylenetetrahydrofolate--tRNA-(uracil(54)-C(5))-methyltransferase TrmFO, which translates to MILTNEQQVTVIGAGLAGTEAAWQIASRGVRVKLYEMRPVVKTPAHHTDKFAELVCSNSLRANGLTNAVGVLKEEMRMLNSLVLGAADRHAVPAGGALAVDRDGFSGEITSTLHQHPLIEVVNEELTSLPQDGIVVVATGPLTSPALSEQIKALMGEEYFYFYDAAAPIIEKDSIDMNKVYLASRYDKGEAAYLNCPMTEEEFDVFYEALITAEVAQLKEFEKEIYFEGCMPIEVMMKRGKQTALFGPMKPVGLVNPHTGELPHAVVQLRQDNAAGTLYNLVGFQTHLKWGEQKRVFSLIPGLENAEFVRYGVMHRNTFINSPKLLRPTYQFKERPNLFFAGQMTGVEGYVESAASGLIAGMNAAKAALGQELVVLPVETTLGSMAQYITTADFKHFQPMNANFGLLPKLETKIRNKKEKNEALAQRALDGIARFAAAEGLTVPERV; encoded by the coding sequence ATGATTTTGACGAATGAACAACAAGTAACCGTTATCGGTGCCGGGTTGGCAGGAACAGAAGCAGCTTGGCAGATCGCAAGTCGCGGTGTGCGCGTAAAACTATACGAGATGAGACCGGTTGTGAAAACACCGGCTCACCATACAGATAAATTTGCAGAACTGGTATGCAGCAACTCGCTTCGTGCGAATGGGTTGACTAACGCAGTTGGTGTATTGAAGGAAGAAATGAGAATGCTTAATTCTCTGGTATTGGGTGCAGCAGACCGTCATGCTGTTCCAGCAGGTGGAGCACTTGCTGTGGACCGGGACGGATTCTCAGGCGAGATCACATCTACACTTCATCAGCATCCACTCATCGAAGTAGTTAATGAAGAGCTGACTTCTTTGCCGCAAGACGGAATCGTTGTTGTTGCAACGGGGCCTTTGACTTCACCAGCATTGTCAGAGCAAATCAAGGCTCTTATGGGTGAAGAATACTTCTACTTCTATGATGCGGCTGCGCCAATTATCGAAAAAGATTCCATTGATATGAATAAAGTTTATCTGGCTTCACGTTATGACAAAGGCGAAGCAGCGTACTTGAACTGTCCGATGACAGAAGAGGAATTCGATGTATTCTATGAAGCGTTAATCACAGCGGAAGTTGCTCAACTGAAAGAGTTTGAGAAAGAAATTTACTTCGAAGGCTGTATGCCAATTGAAGTCATGATGAAACGTGGTAAACAAACGGCTTTGTTTGGTCCGATGAAACCTGTAGGACTCGTCAATCCGCATACTGGAGAACTGCCTCATGCTGTTGTTCAGCTTAGACAGGACAATGCAGCAGGAACGCTGTACAATCTGGTCGGATTCCAGACGCATCTGAAGTGGGGAGAACAAAAGCGTGTCTTTTCTTTGATCCCTGGACTTGAAAATGCGGAATTCGTCCGTTATGGCGTTATGCATCGTAATACATTTATCAATTCTCCCAAACTGCTTCGTCCAACGTATCAGTTCAAAGAGCGTCCGAACCTGTTCTTTGCAGGTCAAATGACGGGAGTAGAAGGTTATGTAGAATCTGCGGCATCCGGTTTGATCGCGGGTATGAATGCAGCCAAAGCAGCGCTTGGACAGGAACTGGTGGTATTGCCGGTGGAGACCACGCTGGGCAGTATGGCACAATATATTACAACAGCTGATTTCAAACACTTCCAGCCAATGAACGCAAACTTCGGATTGCTGCCGAAGCTGGAAACTAAAATACGCAACAAAAAGGAAAAGAATGAAGCACTTGCGCAGCGTGCATTGGACGGTATTGCCCGTTTTGCAGCAGCAGAAGGTCTAACCGTTCCGGAACGCGTGTAA
- the hslV gene encoding ATP-dependent protease subunit HslV — MDMSFHATTICAVRHNGKAAIAGDGQVTMGQSVVMKNTAKKVRRLYRGQVVAGFAGSVADAITLFEKFEGKLEEHHGNLQRAAVELAKDWRQDRILRKLEALLIVMDKTGMLLISGGGEIIEPDDDVIAIGSGGNFALSAARALKRHAVDLEAKDIARESLQIASELCVYTNNNIIVEEL; from the coding sequence ATGGATATGTCATTTCATGCTACAACGATCTGTGCAGTTCGTCATAATGGCAAAGCAGCCATTGCCGGTGATGGTCAGGTGACCATGGGGCAAAGTGTTGTGATGAAAAATACAGCCAAAAAGGTAAGACGTTTGTATCGTGGACAGGTTGTCGCCGGTTTTGCCGGTTCCGTGGCGGATGCCATTACCTTGTTTGAGAAATTCGAAGGCAAGCTGGAGGAACATCATGGTAATCTGCAGCGTGCAGCGGTAGAACTTGCCAAGGATTGGCGCCAGGATCGGATTTTGCGCAAACTGGAAGCACTCCTTATTGTTATGGATAAGACAGGTATGCTGCTGATTTCTGGTGGTGGCGAAATAATCGAGCCGGATGATGATGTTATCGCTATTGGCTCGGGAGGAAACTTCGCGTTATCTGCTGCACGTGCGTTAAAACGTCATGCAGTGGATCTGGAAGCAAAAGACATTGCTCGTGAATCACTCCAGATTGCTTCAGAGTTATGCGTATATACCAACAATAATATAATTGTTGAAGAGTTGTAA
- the hslU gene encoding ATP-dependent protease ATPase subunit HslU, with product MDTQALTPRQIVAELDKYIVGQKQAKKSVAVALRNRYRRSLLPENTQDDIVPKNILMIGPTGVGKTEIARRLAKLVGAPFVKVEATKFTEVGYVGRDVESMIRDLIETSLRMVKLERTEKVKDKAEEAANERIVHILAPSQSKSKNQRNPFEMIFGNNGNNTPETDEQEPDTGVAERRRKIKFDLLSGKLEDDVIEIDVEDTTPNMMDMFAGQGNDQMGMNMQEMFGSLLPRRTKKRKLAIKEARKVLIQEEAGKLIDMDDVTQESIRRAEQTGIIFIDEIDKVASQGRGSGPDVSREGVQRDILPIVEGSTVMTKYGPVKTDYILFMAAGAFHVAKPSDLIPELQGRFPIRVELNSLTLDEFVSILTEPKNALTKQYVDLLRTENIEIEFSDDAIREIAKLAENVNQNTENIGARRLHTILEKLLEDLSFEAPELTLERMVITPEYVREKLNDIALDRDLSQYIL from the coding sequence ATGGATACTCAAGCGTTAACGCCAAGACAAATCGTTGCAGAGCTTGATAAGTACATTGTAGGTCAAAAACAGGCTAAAAAATCGGTAGCGGTCGCCCTTCGCAATCGTTATCGCCGTAGCCTTTTGCCCGAAAATACCCAAGATGATATTGTACCTAAAAATATTCTGATGATTGGACCTACTGGTGTTGGTAAAACAGAGATTGCACGCCGACTGGCTAAGTTGGTAGGAGCTCCATTCGTAAAGGTGGAAGCTACGAAGTTCACGGAAGTGGGCTATGTTGGCCGTGATGTGGAATCTATGATTCGTGATCTGATTGAAACATCGCTGCGGATGGTCAAGCTGGAACGCACAGAAAAGGTTAAGGACAAAGCGGAAGAGGCTGCCAATGAGCGGATCGTACATATTTTGGCCCCTTCACAATCCAAATCCAAAAATCAGCGGAATCCGTTCGAAATGATTTTTGGCAATAATGGCAACAACACGCCAGAAACCGATGAGCAGGAACCGGATACGGGAGTAGCTGAACGGCGACGTAAAATCAAATTTGATTTGTTATCTGGCAAGCTGGAAGATGACGTTATCGAGATTGATGTGGAAGATACCACGCCAAACATGATGGACATGTTCGCTGGTCAAGGAAATGATCAGATGGGGATGAACATGCAGGAGATGTTTGGTAGTTTATTGCCACGTCGTACCAAAAAACGTAAACTGGCGATTAAGGAAGCTCGTAAAGTATTGATTCAGGAAGAAGCGGGCAAGTTGATTGATATGGATGATGTTACTCAGGAGTCCATTCGCAGGGCGGAACAGACAGGTATCATATTCATTGACGAAATTGATAAAGTTGCCAGTCAGGGACGCGGTAGCGGCCCCGATGTATCCCGTGAAGGCGTACAGCGTGACATTCTGCCAATCGTGGAAGGATCTACGGTAATGACGAAGTATGGCCCTGTCAAAACGGATTATATCCTGTTTATGGCAGCTGGTGCTTTTCACGTAGCCAAACCCTCGGATCTTATTCCAGAGCTCCAGGGGCGTTTCCCGATCCGGGTGGAACTGAACAGCCTGACGCTTGATGAATTTGTATCAATCCTTACGGAACCTAAAAATGCGTTAACCAAGCAGTATGTGGATTTGCTGCGTACAGAGAATATTGAGATTGAATTCTCGGATGATGCCATTCGTGAGATTGCCAAGCTGGCTGAGAACGTGAATCAGAATACGGAAAATATCGGTGCACGGCGTTTGCATACTATTCTGGAGAAACTTCTTGAGGATCTGTCTTTTGAAGCGCCAGAACTTACGCTGGAGCGTATGGTAATCACTCCGGAATATGTACGTGAGAAATTGAATGACATTGCACTTGATCGTGATTTAAGTCAATATATCTTGTAA
- the flgB gene encoding flagellar basal body rod protein FlgB encodes MNLLNDISFQRLQGALDASNIRQRTIADNIANADTPYFKRSDVAFEEMLQEQMNGDMPVLKGKVTDSRHFVIGPSSSIPTPVVNMDQSTSMNNNQNNVDVDKEMSLLAENQLRYNAYIQQVNEQIKMMRVGVEGR; translated from the coding sequence ATGAATCTTTTGAATGATATTAGTTTTCAAAGGTTACAAGGTGCACTCGATGCCTCCAACATTAGACAACGAACGATTGCTGACAATATTGCGAATGCGGACACCCCGTATTTCAAGCGTTCGGACGTTGCTTTTGAAGAAATGCTACAAGAACAAATGAATGGAGACATGCCTGTTCTTAAAGGGAAAGTAACGGATTCAAGGCATTTTGTCATAGGTCCTTCCTCTTCCATACCTACACCAGTAGTTAATATGGACCAGTCAACATCCATGAATAACAACCAGAACAACGTCGATGTAGACAAAGAAATGAGTCTTCTGGCGGAGAACCAGCTGCGTTACAACGCTTATATTCAGCAAGTGAATGAACAGATCAAAATGATGCGTGTTGGAGTCGAAGGGAGATAA
- the flgC gene encoding flagellar basal body rod protein FlgC — protein MNISNSFSISASALTAQRLRMDVISSNIANAETTRASVTNGEAVPYKRKMVVLEPNKTSFNSLLQNQMKSSGSGEGVRVSEIREDQSPLKPVYDPTHPDANAEGYVYMPNVDIAKEMVDMISASRSYEANVTALNSTKAMISKALEIGRA, from the coding sequence GTGAATATCAGTAACAGTTTCAGTATTAGTGCATCGGCTCTAACAGCTCAGCGTTTGCGAATGGACGTCATATCTTCCAACATTGCCAACGCGGAGACGACGCGCGCGAGTGTAACCAACGGCGAGGCAGTTCCTTACAAGCGCAAGATGGTTGTGCTTGAACCCAACAAAACTTCTTTCAACAGCTTGCTTCAAAATCAGATGAAAAGCAGTGGGTCTGGAGAGGGAGTTAGAGTATCGGAGATTCGTGAAGATCAGTCACCTCTGAAACCGGTCTACGACCCTACACATCCGGATGCCAACGCTGAGGGGTATGTGTACATGCCTAACGTGGATATCGCGAAAGAAATGGTGGACATGATCTCGGCTTCACGCTCATATGAAGCAAACGTCACAGCTTTGAACTCAACCAAAGCAATGATATCCAAAGCACTGGAGATTGGAAGAGCCTAG
- the fliE gene encoding flagellar hook-basal body complex protein FliE: MIQNNMFSTQGIQPLQMQSTAQSKPSTPAETIQSFGTYLQDALGSVAAQETQAHEMSNQFLVGKVNVDQVMIASEQALLSLQLTTQVRNKVVEAYQEIMRTQL, from the coding sequence ATGATTCAGAACAACATGTTTAGCACACAGGGGATTCAACCGCTTCAGATGCAAAGTACGGCACAAAGTAAACCATCTACGCCAGCCGAAACCATTCAGAGCTTCGGTACATACCTACAGGATGCGCTAGGGTCTGTAGCTGCACAGGAGACCCAAGCACATGAAATGTCAAACCAATTCCTGGTTGGAAAAGTGAACGTTGATCAGGTGATGATCGCTTCTGAACAGGCCCTGCTGAGTCTTCAACTTACGACTCAAGTCCGAAACAAAGTAGTCGAAGCATATCAGGAGATTATGCGTACGCAATTGTAA
- the fliF gene encoding flagellar basal-body MS-ring/collar protein FliF, which translates to MNERIAQYRDKASQYWNSFSKKQKVLFISTFLFLILAAVVLTMQLSKTEYEVAFTDLNASDSAGVISYLDSSSIPYKLSADGKTISVPSTDVAIAKVNIGSQGIIQNGSLGYKSFEESSSPIGMTDKEFDVKYNNALNGEVEQLLQRMQGIQDAKVLVNMPKDNIFAGLEEQDKASASVALQFKPGYHPNQAAVDGYFNLVKTAIPNLPIENITITNTDEAELIPTARGGSGGLSSEVQENMALQKKFENDVRNNVKQFLSQIVGDENVNVLVASKLNFDKETRKENLVTPVDVDNMKGIEISVQEIQKSYTGASNPTGGVAGTGQEEVPGYPSSDASGNSTSEETSSTKNYDVNRIVKDIVSSPYTVKDLTINVAVEPPAGQTEIQAPVQDAIENILVNIVRASLADSGTVISDADLAKKVSVMSQGFQTAAATNTGFKLSTGMMWGIGALVAALIATVVILLVRRRRKQNEIEEEDIPLPVATEFPSITLDSVTNESQVRKQLESLAKKKPDEFVNLLRTWLADE; encoded by the coding sequence GTGAATGAGAGAATTGCCCAATACAGGGATAAAGCATCCCAGTATTGGAATAGTTTTAGCAAAAAGCAAAAAGTATTATTTATTTCCACCTTCCTGTTTTTAATTTTGGCTGCAGTTGTACTAACCATGCAATTGTCAAAGACGGAATATGAAGTTGCTTTCACGGATTTGAATGCAAGTGACTCTGCAGGCGTCATTAGTTATCTTGATTCCTCCAGTATTCCATACAAATTAAGTGCAGACGGTAAGACCATATCTGTACCGAGCACGGATGTTGCTATTGCAAAAGTGAATATCGGATCACAAGGAATTATTCAGAATGGTTCATTAGGATATAAGTCATTTGAGGAGTCATCATCTCCAATCGGGATGACGGATAAAGAGTTCGATGTGAAGTATAACAACGCATTGAACGGAGAAGTGGAGCAGTTGCTTCAACGGATGCAAGGCATACAGGATGCTAAAGTACTGGTCAATATGCCAAAAGATAATATCTTTGCTGGCCTAGAAGAGCAGGATAAAGCATCAGCATCAGTGGCCCTGCAGTTTAAACCGGGTTATCACCCCAATCAGGCTGCGGTAGATGGATATTTTAATTTGGTCAAAACAGCCATTCCCAATCTACCTATAGAAAACATAACGATTACGAACACGGATGAAGCGGAACTGATTCCTACGGCCCGAGGTGGTAGCGGGGGATTATCTTCTGAAGTCCAAGAAAACATGGCGTTACAGAAGAAATTCGAAAATGATGTTCGCAATAATGTGAAACAATTTCTTTCGCAGATTGTGGGTGACGAGAACGTCAATGTTCTGGTTGCTTCCAAGCTTAATTTTGACAAGGAAACGCGGAAAGAAAACCTGGTCACACCAGTCGATGTAGATAATATGAAAGGCATCGAGATTAGTGTGCAAGAGATTCAAAAGAGTTACACTGGGGCAAGCAATCCAACAGGCGGTGTTGCTGGCACAGGTCAAGAGGAAGTTCCGGGTTATCCATCATCGGATGCATCAGGCAACTCAACCTCGGAGGAAACATCCAGCACCAAAAACTACGATGTCAACCGAATTGTTAAAGATATCGTTTCCAGTCCATACACTGTAAAAGATTTAACCATTAACGTCGCGGTTGAACCACCGGCAGGACAAACAGAAATACAAGCACCGGTTCAGGATGCAATTGAAAATATCTTGGTTAACATTGTTCGTGCATCATTGGCGGACTCAGGCACTGTAATAAGTGACGCAGACTTGGCCAAAAAAGTTTCGGTAATGTCTCAAGGTTTCCAGACTGCTGCGGCAACAAATACAGGCTTCAAGCTTTCCACCGGAATGATGTGGGGCATAGGAGCACTGGTGGCAGCATTGATTGCAACGGTTGTTATTTTGTTAGTGCGCCGTCGTCGCAAACAAAACGAAATAGAAGAAGAGGACATTCCTCTTCCAGTAGCAACAGAGTTTCCGTCCATTACGTTGGACAGTGTAACGAACGAAAGTCAAGTGCGCAAACAATTGGAGAGTTTGGCAAAGAAAAAGCCAGACGAATTCGTCAATCTGCTGCGTACGTGGCTGGCTGACGAATAG
- the fliG gene encoding flagellar motor switch protein FliG, which produces MAKASSQGLTGRQKAAILLITLGPEVSAQIFKHLRDEEIEQLTLEIANVRKVDASEKDMIMSEFHQICLAQEYISQGGITYAREILEKALGSQKALEVINRLTATLQVRPFDFARKADPNQILNFIQNESPQTIALVLSYLQFEQAAAILSSLPQEKQADVARRVAVMDSTSPEVISQVERVLEQKLSSTVTQDYTNAGGIESIVQILNGVDRGTERTILDSLEIQDPELAEEIKKRMFVFEDIVNVDDRSIQRIIRDIDNADLQLALKVASEEVRDAIFRNMSKRMSETFKEEMEFMGPVRLRDVEEAQTRIVGTIRRLEEAGEIIIARGGGDDIIV; this is translated from the coding sequence TTGGCGAAGGCAAGCAGTCAAGGTCTGACTGGAAGACAAAAAGCAGCAATTTTGTTGATTACATTAGGTCCGGAAGTATCCGCGCAAATCTTCAAACATTTGCGGGACGAGGAAATCGAACAACTGACGTTGGAAATTGCCAATGTTCGCAAAGTGGATGCTTCTGAAAAAGATATGATTATGTCTGAGTTTCACCAGATCTGTTTGGCACAGGAATATATCTCACAGGGCGGTATTACGTACGCGAGAGAAATTCTGGAGAAAGCACTCGGGTCGCAAAAAGCACTTGAAGTTATTAACCGTTTGACGGCTACGCTGCAAGTTAGACCCTTTGACTTTGCGCGTAAGGCGGATCCGAACCAAATATTGAACTTCATTCAGAACGAAAGTCCGCAAACGATTGCTCTGGTATTATCGTATCTGCAATTTGAGCAGGCAGCAGCAATCTTGTCCTCGTTACCACAAGAGAAGCAAGCCGATGTAGCACGCAGAGTTGCTGTTATGGACAGTACGTCTCCAGAAGTCATTTCTCAAGTGGAACGGGTGCTCGAACAGAAATTATCTTCTACTGTTACGCAGGATTATACAAATGCGGGTGGTATCGAATCCATCGTTCAGATTTTGAACGGCGTCGACCGTGGTACGGAACGTACTATTCTCGACTCGTTGGAAATTCAAGATCCGGAACTTGCAGAAGAAATCAAAAAACGCATGTTTGTATTCGAAGATATCGTCAATGTGGACGATCGTTCGATCCAGCGTATTATCCGGGATATCGACAACGCAGATTTGCAGTTGGCACTCAAAGTGGCAAGCGAAGAAGTACGGGATGCTATATTCCGAAATATGTCGAAACGGATGTCCGAGACGTTCAAGGAAGAAATGGAATTCATGGGACCGGTTCGGTTGCGTGATGTTGAGGAAGCTCAGACCCGTATCGTAGGAACGATCCGTAGATTGGAAGAAGCTGGTGAGATCATTATCGCTCGCGGTGGAGGAGATGATATCATTGTCTAA
- a CDS encoding FliH/SctL family protein: protein MSNLIKSFQYVPVDDRKRLENHHHYGGLEYDAELDGERAEGSEAEMLQARVDEETQRLTAEMLEDAKEFAEKQVRDASEEAERLLQEAREQIDSWWQEQRQQDEHLTEALRSQGFQQGFEEGKVQAELDLQVKIEEMMKEARGVLEEAYVAKDQIIQEAEPFLVDLACGIAEKVIDKQLSVEPEHTLELIRQSLSRKREQGMITLCVAPDQFTFVQAAREELAMAIDSQAELQILPDATVKDKGCVIRSSFGSVDARIDTQLAEIKKELIRIALEDEGRKNQHEDS from the coding sequence TTGTCTAATTTGATTAAATCTTTCCAGTATGTACCGGTTGATGACCGCAAACGACTCGAAAATCATCATCATTATGGTGGACTGGAGTATGATGCGGAGTTAGATGGTGAACGTGCTGAAGGTTCTGAAGCTGAGATGCTTCAGGCACGCGTGGACGAAGAAACACAACGTCTTACCGCGGAGATGCTGGAGGATGCCAAGGAGTTTGCAGAAAAGCAGGTACGTGATGCTTCGGAGGAAGCGGAGCGATTGCTTCAAGAAGCCCGTGAACAGATAGATAGCTGGTGGCAGGAGCAGCGTCAGCAGGATGAACATCTGACTGAAGCGCTTCGTTCACAAGGTTTCCAGCAGGGTTTTGAAGAAGGCAAAGTACAGGCTGAACTGGATCTCCAGGTGAAGATCGAAGAGATGATGAAGGAAGCACGCGGGGTGCTTGAAGAAGCTTACGTTGCCAAAGATCAGATTATTCAGGAAGCAGAGCCTTTCCTTGTGGATCTCGCCTGTGGTATCGCTGAGAAGGTGATTGACAAACAACTTTCGGTTGAACCAGAACACACGCTTGAACTAATTCGTCAGAGTTTGTCTCGCAAACGTGAACAGGGGATGATCACCTTATGTGTGGCACCTGATCAATTTACTTTTGTGCAGGCTGCACGTGAAGAGTTGGCTATGGCAATTGACTCTCAGGCAGAATTGCAGATTTTGCCTGATGCTACGGTAAAAGATAAGGGTTGTGTTATACGGTCGTCGTTTGGAAGCGTAGATGCCAGAATTGATACCCAGCTCGCTGAAATTAAAAAAGAACTGATCCGCATAGCACTTGAGGATGAGGGGCGAAAAAATCAACATGAAGATTCTTAG